The Pseudomonas fluorescens genome segment CTCAGGTGTATCCAGTGCGACCGGGCGCCCGCCTTCCAGCAGCAGGATGCGATCACAATAGCGCGCCGCCAGATTCAGATCATGCAGGATCACCAGCACCGCCGCGCCGCGATCGGCAAATTCGCGCACTGCCTGCAGCGTCGTGTGTTGATGCAATGGATCAAGCATTGAGGTCGGCTCATCGAGCAGTAACGTCTGCCCCGCCTGCCCCGGCCAGAGCTGCGCCAGCACCCGCGCCAGATGCACCCGCTGACGCTCACCGCCGGACAGTGCCAGATAACTGCGGCCACTCAGGTGTCCGGCATCGGCCGCCCGTAATGCGGCAGCGACGATCTCGTCATCGCGCACCCGCCCGCTCTGATAAGGCAGACGCCCCATGCCGACCACTTCTTCAACGCGAAAGGCAAAATCCAGGGTCGATACCTGCGGCAACACCGCCAGCCGCTGGGCGCGCTGAGTGCCACTCCAGTGGCTCAATACCTCACCGTCCAGCAACACTTCCCCTTCATGTGCGCTCAGCTCACCGCACAACGCGCCGAGCAAGGTGCTTTTGCCGGCGCCATTCGGCCCCAGCACGCCCAGCACTTCGCCCGGTTCGAGCTGCAGGCTGACGTCGGCCAGAACGGTCTTGCGGCCACGGCGGATGTGCAGATTGTGCGCGCACAGCATCAGGCACGCCCTCGCAGCAACAGATAAAGGAAGAACGGCGCACCGATGAACGCGGTGACGATGCCGATCGGCAGCTCCGCCGGTGCCAGCGCCAGACGCGCCACCAGATCCGCCAGCAACAACAGACTGGCACCGGCCAGCACCGATGCCGGCAGCAATACCCGGTGATCCGGCCCCGCGAGCAAGCGCACCAGATGCGGCACCACCAATCCGACAAAGCCAATCATGCCCGCCGCGGCCACCGCTGCGCCGACGCCCAGCGCCGTGCAAAACACCAGTTCACGCTTGAGCCGCTCGACATCGATCCCCAGATGCCCGGCTTCCGACTCGCCAAGCAGCAATGCATTGAGTGCCTTGGCCCGACGCGGAAGCCAGAGTGCAACACCGGCAGTGATGATCAGCAGCGGCCACAACCGCGCATAACTCGCGCCGTTAAGGCTGCCCAGGTTCCAGAACGTCAATGTGCGCAATGTTGCGTCGTCGGCCAGATAGGTAAACAACCCCACCGCCGAACTCGCCAGCGCCGTCAGAGCAATACCCGCCAGCAACATGGTCGCCACATGGGTCTGCCCGTTGCGGCGACCGAGGCGATAGACCAGCGCCGTCACGCCGAGCCCGCCAAGAAACGCGCAAACCGACAGCAGATAAGGCCCGAACCACTCGGGCAGACCGCCGAAAAACGAACCGCCGACGATCGCCACCGCAGCACCCAACGCCGCGCCGCTCGAGACGCCGACCAACCCCGGATCGGCCAGCGGATTGCGAAACAGCCCCTGCATCGCCACCCCGGACAGCGCCAGCACACCGCCAACTGCCAACCCGAGCAGCGTACGCGGCAAACGAATCTGCCCGAGAATCAGCTCAGCCTGCTCCAGCCCGTCCGGCGCCAGCGGCACACCGATCATGCGCAGGGTAGCGCGCAAGGTATCAAACAACGGCAGGCTGACCGGCCCCAACGCCAGCGACAGCCAGATCGCCAGCAAACACAGCAGGATCAGGCCGATGAACAAGCCACGGGGTTTGACCAGCGTGGTCATTGGCCGCTCGGTGCCGGATAGAAACCGTCAGACAGGGTCTTCAGCGCAGCCGGCAAACGCGGCCCGAGCCCGCCCACCAGCAGCGTCGGGTCCAGCTCCAGCACGCGTCCGGCCTTGGCCGCACGGCTGGAATTGAGGATCGGGTTTTCCTTGAACAACGCTGCTTTCGCCGCCTCGCCGGTCAGCGCACGGTCAGCGAACACCAGCACTTCAGGATCGAGACTGGCCAGGGACTCCACGGAAAACGGCTTGTAACCGGTGTGGGTCGCAAGGTTATGCCCGCCCGCCTGTTGCAGCAGCCAGTCGGCGGCGGTGTCCTTGCCGGCGATCAGTGGTTTGCCGCCGGCATGGCCGAGCAGCAACAGCACGCCCGGCGCCTTCTGTTTAGTCTGCGCTTGGGCCACACGCGCCTTTTGCGCATCGAGTTGCTGTTGATAACGTTGCAGCAATTGCACGGCCTGGCTTTCAGCGCCCAGTAACTGCCCCAGATGGGTGACGTTTTTTTCCAGCGTCGGCAGATCCGGCTGAGCCGAGAACAATTCCACCTGCACCTTGGCGTTGCGAACCTGCGAGATCACTGGCGGCGGGCCCATTTCTTCGGTACCGATCAGGATGTCCGGACGCAGGCTGAGGATGCCTTCGGCCGACAGGCTGCGCTGATAGCCGATGCTCGGCAGCGACTGAAGGGATTGCGGATGCTGGCTGGTGGTGTCGACGCCCACCAACCTGGACTCGCCACCCAATGCACTCACCCACTCCGACAAGGCGCCGCCGGCGCTGACCCAACGTTGCGGCAACTCGGCCGCTGCAGCCTGGTGGCTGACCAAAAGTCCGACACACAGCACAGCAACGCGGGTACTCAAGCGCATAGACAGCTTCCTTGAAAGGTTTTCCCGGGCATCGGGACGGCAGGCCAAGTATCCTCGGCAGCGGTCACCTCGCCACGGGCGAAGGCGGCCATTTGATAATTGTTTGCATTTGAACGTCAAGCTCGGACATATCCAGACACGAGCCGACACTGAGGATAGCCATGAAGTTTCTCTGCGCGGGTGCCGATCTGGTTGAAGGCGGCAGTCGCGGTTTCGATATCGACGGCAAAAAACTGTTTGCCGTGCGCCGCGCGGGGCAGGCTTACGTCTATCTCAATCGCTGCCCGCATCGGGGCGTCGGCCTGGAATGGCATCCCGACCAGTTTCTCGACCCGAGCAACAGCCTGATCCAGTGCGCCACCCACGGCGCACTGTTTCTGATCGAGGACGGAGAATGCGTCGCCGGCCCGTGCGCCGGGCAATCGCTGACGGCCATCCCTTGCCGTGAAGACGCGCAAGGGCTGTGGATCGATGTTTAACCGTTGAGCAGCACGTCCAGGCGCCGGTCGATCACCATCTCTTCATGGCTCAAACGCACGCCATACGCCAGTACTTCGACCCCACACGCCACCGCCTCGCGCAGCGCAGCGGCGTAGGTCGCGTCGATCTCCTCGGCCGGACGCACCGCTTCGACACCCGTGAGATTGACGCAGTACAACTGCACCGCGCGAATCCCGTCCCGGGCCAGATGCGCCAGCTCACGCAAATGCTTGGCGCCGCGCTCTGTCACCGCATCGGGAAATGCCGCGACCGCCGTGCCGTCGAAACCCAGCGTGACACTTTTCACTTCCACGTAGGCCGGGCCCGCCGGGTAATCGAGGCGAAAATCGATCCGGCTCTTTTCCTGTCCGTATGCCACTTCGCGCTTGAGCCCGGTAAACCCGTTCAATTCACTGATGACGCCGGTCTGCAAAGCTTCTTCGACCAGTGTGTTGGCGCGTCCGGTGTTCACGCAAAACAGCCGGCCCTGCGGAGTTTCGCCGACTTCCCAGGTACCGGGCAGCTTGCGTTTCGGATCATTGGAGCGGCTGAACCAGACCTGCCCGCCCTCGACCTGACAATTGAGCATCGAACCGGTGTTCGGGCAATGAATGGTCAGGAACTCGCCGCCAACGGTTTCGATATCGGCGAGAAAGCGTTTGTAACGGCGGATCAACCGTCCCTCTTCAAGAGGAGGATGAAAGCGCATCAGCCTTGCCAGCTCTTCAAGCCACGGGCGATGCGTTCCACCGCTTCCTGCAGGCGAGGGAGGTTTTGCGTGTAGGCAAAGCGCACATGATGGCCGGCCTGATAACGACCGAAATCCAGGCCCGGGGTGAATGCCACGTGCTCGGTTTCAAGGAAATGCCGGCAGAACGCGAAGGCATCGCCGCCGAACTGGCTGATATCGGCATACAAGTAGAAGGCGCCTTCCGGCTCTACGGCGATATTGAAGCCCAGCTCCCGCAGAGCGGGAAGCAGGAAATCGCGGCGACGACCGAATTCGGCGCGGCGCTCTTCGAGGATCGCGATGGTCTCTGGCTCGAAACAGGCCAGCGCCGCATGCTGGGCCATGCTCGGCGCGCTGATGTAGAGGTTCTGCGCGAGCTTTTCCAGCTCACTGACGGCCGCATCCGGCGCCACCAGCCAGCCGAGGCGCCAACCCGTCATGCCGAAATACTTGGAAAAACTGTTGAGGACAAACGCACTGTCGTCGACTTCCAGAACACTGGCGGCATCGGTGCCGTAAGTCAGGCCGTGGTAGATCTCGTCCACCACAAGATGCCCGTGGCGCGCCTTGATGGCTGTGGATAACCCCGCCAGTTCGTCGCGCGTCAGGATCGTTCCGGTCGGATTGGCGGGCGAAGCCACCAAGGCGCCGACACTGTCGTGATCCCAGTGGCGCTCCACCAGATCAGGCGTCAGTTGATACCTGACATCCGGGCCTACAGGAACCAGTTGCGCCGCGCCCTCGACCAGACGCAAAAATTGCCGGTTGCACGGATAGCCGGGGTCGGCCAGCAGCCAGTGCTTGCCCGGATCCACCAGCAATGCGCTGGCCAGCAGCAGGGCCCCGGAGCCGCCCGGAGTGATCAGAATGCGCCGCGGGTCGATATTCAGACCATAACGGGTCTGATAAAAACCGGAAATCGCCTCCCGCAGCTCGGGAATCCCGCGCGCTGCGGTGTAACGGGTCTTGCCCGCCGTCAGCGCAGCCTGGCCGGCGCGGATGATCGGCTCGGCCGTCGTGAAGTCCGGCTCACCGATTTCCAGGTGGATCACGTCGTGGCCGGCGGCCTGCAATTCATTGGCCCGCGCCAGCAACGCCATCACATGGAACGGTTCGATCGCACGACTGCGCGCACTGTAGGGCTGAGCCATTGGCCTTCCTTCAACGAGTGAAAAGAAACGATTCTACCCATCTGCCGGAACGAGCGAGAACCCGCAGTGGTCACAGCCTCAAGAACACTGGACTGTAACGACCCGAGCGTACGCTCCAGGATTGACTAAAATCAGTGATTGAGCAGGTCTGCAACATTGCCGGACATGGCTTGGCAAACATTTGCAAGCCCCAACGGCCACGCGCTCGACATCCGGGAGTAGCGCGGGCCGAATTGATCTGGTAAGTTCGCCCGCTTGCAGCCGCAGGGCCGGCAGGTGTCGGTGATGGAGCAATCCTGCGCAATGGATTACAAGAGTAGAGGCGGTCCATTTCATGCCCACCCAAGCAAAGCAACAGGCAAGTCAGACCCTCAGCGGTTTCGAACCCTACGTCCCGAAAGCGGGCGAAGAGTACATGGGCGCTCCAATGCGCGCGCACTTCACCAAGATCCTGTCCAAGTGGAAGCAGGAGTTGATGCAGGAAGTCGACCGCACTGTTGATCACATGAAAGACGAAGCGGCCAACTTTCCTGATCCGGCCGACCGTGCCAGCCAGGAAGAAGAGTTCGCCCTCGAGCTGCGCGCCCGCGACCGCGAGCGCAAACTGATCAAGAAAATCGACAAGACCCTGCAACTGATCGAAGACGAAGAGTACGGCTGGTGCGACTCTTGCGGCATCGAGATCGGCGTCAAGCGCCTCGAAGCCCGCCCGACTGCCGACATGTGCGTCGACTGCAAGAACCTGGCGGAAATCAAGGAAAAGCAGGTCGGCAAGTAATCCCGACCTGAACGAAAAACGGAGCGTGCGAACGCTCCGTTTTTGTTTCTGCCGTTTTTTACTCTTCAAGTAACATCGCCCTCATGACTGCCAACACTTCCCCCGCCTACATCGGCCGCTTCGCCCCCACGCCCAGTGGCCACCTGCACTTCGGTTCGCTGGTCGCCGCCCTCGCTTCCTATCTGGACGCCCGCTCGGTGAACGGCCGCTGGCTGGTGCGCATGGAGGATCTCGATCCGCCCCGTGAAGAGCCCGGCGCGCAAGCGGCGATTCTCAAGGCGCTGGAAAGCTATGGCTTCGAATGGGACGGCGAAATGGTCCGCCAAAGCGATCGGCACAAAGCCTACGCCCAGGTGCTCGACAGCCTGTTCAATCACGGCCTCGCCTACGCCTGCACCTGTTCGCGCAAACAGCTGGAGCCGTATCACGGCATTTATCCTGGGCTATGCCGCAACGCCGGCCATGACCAGGAAGATGCCGCGATCCGCCTGCGCGTACCGGAGCTGGAATATCACTTCATCGACCGGGTGCAGGGCGAATACCGCCAACATCTGGGCCGCGACGTGGGTGATTTCGTGATCCGTCGCCGCGACGGTCTCTACGCCTACCAACTGGCGGTGGTGCTGGACGATGCCTGGCAGGGCATCACCGACATCGTGCGCGGTGCCGATCTGCTCGACTCGACGCCGCGCCAGCTGTACCTGCAAGAACTGCTGGGCCTGCGTCAGCCGCGTTATCTGCACTTGCCCCTGATCACCCAGCCGGACGGCAACAAGCTCGGCAAGTCCTATCGCTCGCCACCGCTGGAAGCCGGTCAGGCCACGCCATTGTTGCTGAGAGCCTTGCGTGCGCTGGGGCAAGAGCCGGGGCCCGAACTGGCCCACGCCTCGCCACAGGAACTGCTGAAATGGGGCAGCACCCACTGGGATGCGACAAAGATCCCGCGCACACTGACCCTGCCCGAAGCGCGACTGCTGTGACGACACTTGCAGTGGCGCGCCCATCCGTTACCATCGCCGCACGTTTTCGGGCACGCGCATAAAAAAGAGAGGCCGGGATGTACATCTATCGCTTGGTCCTGCTTCTGGTCGTGGGGATCTACCTGTTTTCTCCCGCCATCATGGATTGGTGGATCGACGCTACGGGCGCCTGGTATCGCCCTTATCTGCTCTGGCTGATCCTGATTGTCGTGACCTTCATCCTGCAGAGCCAAAAAGATGCCGATGAGCTTTAGCCTGACCCAGATGCTGCTGATCAGCGCCGCCTACCTGGCCGCGTTGTTCGGCGTGGCCTGGATCAGTGAACGGGGCATGATCCCGCGGGCGATCATTCGCCATCCGTTGACCTACACCCTGTCGCTGGGGGTTTACGCCAGTGCGTGGGCGTTCTACGGCACGGTGGGTCTGGCTTATCAGTATGGCTACGGCTTTCTGTCCAGCTATCTCGGGGTGTCCGGCGCGTTCCTGCTGGCGCCGGTGCTGCTGTATCCGATCCTCAAGATCACCCGCACCTATCAGCTGTCGTCGCTGGCGGACCTGTTCGCCTTCCGCTTTCGCAGCACCTGGGCCGGTGCGCTGACCACGATTTTCATGCTGATCGGCGTCCTGCCATTGCTGGCCCTGCAGATTCAGGCCGTAGCCGATTCCATCGGCATCCTCACCGGCGAACCGGTGCAGAATCGCGTAGCCCTGGCATTCTGTGCGCTGATCATCCTGTTCACGATTTTCTTCGGCTCCCGTCACATCGCCACCCGTGAAAAGCACGAAGGGCTGGTCTTCGCGATTGCCTTCGAATCGGTGATCAAACTGGTGGCCCTCGGCGGCGTGGGCCTCTACGCGCTGTACGGCGTATTCGACGGCCCGCAACAGCTCGAACTGTGGCTGCTGCAGAACCAGACCGCCCTCGCCGCCCTGCACACCCCGTTGCAGGAAGGCCCGTGGCGCACGTTGCTGCTGGTGTTTTTCGCCTCGGCGATCGTGATGCCGCACATGTATCACATGACCTTCACCGAAAACCTCAACCCGCGCTCGCTGGTCAGCGCGAGCTGGGGTCTGCCGCTGTTCCTGCTGTTGATGAGCCTGGCCGTGCCGCTGATTCTCTGGGCCGGCCTGAAGCTCGGCGCCACCACCAATCCGGAATACTTCACCCTCGGCATCGGCATCGCCGCCAACAGCAAATCGCTGGCCCTTCTGGCGTATGTCGGCGGCCTGTCGGCGGCCAGCGGCCTGATCATTGTCACCACATTGGCGCTGTCGGGCATGGCCCTGAACCACCTGGTGCTGCCGCTCTATCAGCCACCGGCCGAGGGCAATATCTATCGCTGGCTGAAATGGACCCGCCGGGCGCTGATCGTCGCGATCATCATGGCCGGCTTCTGCTTCTACCTGATGCTGGGCGCCGAGCAGGATCTGGCCAACCTCGGCATCGTCGCTTTCGTAGCCACCCTGCAGTTTCTGCCCGGTGTGCTGTCGGTGCTGTACTGGCCGACCGCCAATCGTCGCGGCTTTATCGCCGGTCTGCTGGCGGGGATCGTGGTGTGGGTCGTGACCATGCTGCTGCCGCTGGTCGGCAATCTGCAGGGTTTCTATATTCCGCTGCTGAACATGATCTATGTGCTGGACGACACCAGCTGGCACATGGCGGCCATCGCCTCGCTGGCGGCCAACGTGTTGATGTTCACGCTGATTTCGCTGTTCACCAATGCCAGCCCGGAAGAAGCCAGCGCTGCCGAAGCCTGCGCTGTGGATAACGTGCGCCGTCCGCAACGCCGCGAACTGCACGCCGCCTCGCCCCAGGAATTCGCCACGCAACTGGCCAAGCCGCTGGGCGCCAAGGCTGCACAGAAGGAAGTCGAGCAGGCCCTGCGCGACCTTTATCTGCCTTTCGATGAACGCCGCCCTTATGCCTTGCGCCGCTTGCGTGACCGGATCGAAGCCAACCTCTCCGGCCTGATGGGCCCGAGCGTAGCCCAGGACATGGTGGAAACCTTCCTGCCGTACAAGGCCGGCGGCGAAAACTACGTCACCGAAGACATCCACTTCATCGAAAGCCGCCTCGAGGATTACCACTCGCGCCTCACCGGCCTGGCTGCCGAACTCGATGCCCTGCGCCGCTACCACCGCCAGACCTTGCAGGAACTGCCGATGGGCGTCTGCTCGCTGGCCAAGGATCAGGAGATCCTGATGTGGAACAAGGCCATGGAAGAGCTGACCGGGATTGCCGCGCAACGGGTCGTCGGCTCGCGCCTGAGTACCATTGCCAATCCGTGGAAAGAATTGCTGCAAGGTTTCATCAACCTGCCCGACGAACATTTGCACAAGCAGCATCTGGCGCTCGACGGCCAGACCCGCTGGCTGAACCTGCACAAAGCGGCCATCGACGAGCCGTTGGCACCGGGTAACAGCGGCCTCGTGCTGTTGGTGGAAGACCTGACTGAAACCCAGATGCTCGAAGACAAACTGGTGCACTCCGAACGCCTGGCCAGCATCGGTCGTCTCGCGGCCGGCGTGGCGCATGAAATCGGCAACCCGATCACCGGCATTGCCTGTCTTGCGCAAAATCTTCGGGAAGAACGCGAAGAAGACGGCGAACTGACGGAAATCAGCGGCCAGATCCTCGAGCAGACCAAACGCGTGTCACGCATCGTGCAGTCGTTGATGAGCTTCGCCCATGCCGGCAGCCATCAGCACAGCGACGAGCCCGTCTGTCTGGCGGAAGTGGCTCAGGACGCCATCGGTCTGCTGGCGTTGAACCGGCGCAACTTCGAAGTCCAGTTCTACAACCTGTGCGACCCGGATCACTGGGTTGAAGGCGACCCGCAACGTCTCGCCCAGGTGCTGATCAATCTGCTCTCCAACGCCCGTGACGCCTCGCCTGCCGGCAGTGCGGTGCGGGTCAAGAGCGAGGCCGGCGAACACACGGTCGATCTGATCGTCGAGGACGAAGGCAGCGGTATTCCAGCGAGCATCATGGACCGATTGTTCGAACCCTTCTTCACCACCAAGGATCCTGGCGAAGGCACCGGTCTGGGCCTTGCACTGGTCTATTCCATCGTTGAAGAGCATTATGGACAAATCACCATCGACAGCCCGGCTGATGTTCAGAGCCAGCGCGGCACCCGTATCCGGGTGACTTTGCCGCGCCATGTCGAAGCGACGTCCGCTGTGAACTGAGACCGTCGAGAGTATCGAATCAATGCCGCACATTTTGATCGTCGAAGACGAAACCATTATCCGCTCCGCCTTGCGCCGCCTGCTGGAACGCAACCAGTACCAGGTCAGCGAAGCCGGTTCAGTGCAGGAAGCACAAGAACGCTTCAGTATTCCCACATTCGATCTGATCGTCAGCGACCTGCGTCTGCCGGGTGCTCCGGGCACCGAGCTGATCAAGCTCGGCCAGGGCACGCCGGTGCTGATCATGACCAGCTACGCCAGCCTGCGCTCGGCGGTCGACTCGATGAAGATGGGTGCGGTGGATTACATCGCCAAGCCTTTCGACCACGATGAAATGCTTCAGGCTGTCGCGCGGATCCTGCGTGATCGCCAGTCGGCGCCTGCCGCCGGTGAAGCAGCGCCTTCCAAATCGGCCAACGGCAACGGCAAATCCGCCATCGACAACAGCAATGGCGAGATCGGCATCATCGGCTCCTGCCCGCCGATGCAGGACCTTTACGGCAAGATCCGTAAAGTCGCCCCGACCGATTCCAATGTGCTGATCCAGGGCGAGTCCGGCACCGGTAAAGAGCTGGTGGCCCGCGCCCTGCACAACCTGTCGAAACGCGCCAAGGCACCGATGATCTCGGTGAACTGCGCCGCCATTCCGGAAAGCCTGATCGAGTCCGAACTGTTCGGTCACGAGAAAGGCGCGTTCACCGGAGCCAGCGCCGGTCGCGCCGGTCTGGTGGAAGCGGCGGACGGAGGCACGCTGTTCCTCGACGAGATTGGCGAACTGCCTCTGGAAGCTCAGGCCCGCCTGTTGCGCGTACTGCAGGAAGGCGAAATTCGCCGGGTTGGCTCGGTGCAGTCGCAGAAGGTCGATGTCCGGTTGATCGCTGCAACCCACCGGGACCTCAAGAGCCTGGCGAAAATCGGCCAGTTCCGTGAGGACTTGTACTACCGCCTCCACGTGATCGCGTTGAAACTGCCAGCCCTGCGCGAGCGCGGCGCCGACGTCAACGAAATCGCCAATGCGTTCCTCGCTCGCCAGAGCGCGCGCATCAACCGCACCGACCTGAAATTTGCCGCCGATGCCGAACAGGCGATCCGGCACTATTCCTGGCCGGGCAACGTGCGGGAACTGGAAAACGCCGTCGAGCGCGCCGTGATTCTGAGTGAAAGCCCGGAAATCTCCGCCGACCTGTTGGGCATCGACATCGAGCTGGGGGATCTGGAGGACGACGAGTTCATCGGTCTGCCGGCGCAACCGGCCGGTAACGCCAGCAACAGCAGTCACGAGCCGACCGAAGATCTGTCGCTGGAAGATTACTTTCAGCATTTCGTGCTCGAGCATCAGGACCACATGACCGAGACTGAACTGGCGCGCAAACTGGGCGTCAGCCGCAAATGCCTGTGGGAACGCCGTCAGCGTCTGGGCATTCCACGGCGCAAGACCGGGGTCGCCAGCGAGAGCTGAACGTTACCTGTCGAGTGTGCGGGTAACGGGTGAGGATGTGAAAAAACTGTTACCTCAGTCTTTTCACGTAACAGAAGCCGGGGTTATCGGTAACGAAACCCCGGCTTTTTTTCGCCACGAGAAAACGGCTATATCGACCTAACCCCTTGTTTTATTGGGCTTCGCAAAAGTTGGCACGGCCCCTGCTATATCTTTGGTACAAGAACAATAACAAGCAATGCACAAGACAATAAAAATAAGACGAATCGACTCACGCACAATAAAAACAAGACGGCGAGAGGCGCAGCTAACTGATTCTTTTGGAGAGGCGTTGTATTTGGGGCTTGCCCCACGACCAGGCCGAGAACAACAAAAACTGTCCTAAGACAGAGCCTGTACTGGTTGGATCGAGAGATCACTGCAATTCAGCGACCAAAGCAATCCGTTTGCTCTTGGCTCCCGATTGGGAGGGTCATGAAGGAAAAGCTTCATGGCGAGGGCACTCAACAAAAACAAGAAGCCCGAATCAATAATAAAAAGAGCACGCAACTACTTCTTGGGGAGCTTCGGCTCCCCTTGTAGTTTCTCCTTTCCGGGAAATTCTCCCTTTCTGGCGCATCTCCACCCCTCTAGCCTGCGGCCTGCAGCGCAAAACGGCAGCGTCCTACACCATCCCTCGACTAAATGCTAGAATCCCGGCCCATCATGCGGTCATTCTCTGGTATGGCCGAACATTCCTTCAAACAGTGCATCCCATGCTGAAGAAGCTGTTCCAGTCATTCCGAACTCCCCTGCGTCGTACGCAACACATCCGTAGCACGCCTGAAGTCCTCAACAGCGGCCAACATTCGCTGCAAAAGGCGCAATTCAGCCGATACGCGGTCAACATCGTCGAACGTCTGCAGGGCGCCGGCTACCAGGCCTATCTGGTTGGCGGCTGCGTGCGAGACATGCTGCTGGGCATCACGCCCAAAGACTTTGACGTTGCCACCAGCGCCACCCCCGAGCAGGTCCGCGCCGAATTCCGCAATGCGCGGATCATCGGCCGCCGCTTCAAGCTGGTACACATCCATTTCGGTCGTGAAATCATCGAGGTCGCGACCTTCCGCGCCAATCACCCGCAAAACGAAGACGACGAAGACAGCAACCAGTCTTCGCGCAACGAGAGCGGGCGCATTCTGCGCGACAACGTCTACGGCACACTGGAAGAAGACGCGCAGCGCCGCGACTTCACCATCAACGCCCTGTATTACGACCCGGTCAGCGAGCGCATTCTCGATTACGCCAACGGCGTGCACGACATCCGCAATCACCTGATCCGCCTGATCGGCGACCCGAAACAGCGCTACCAGGAAGACCCGGTACGGATGCTGCGGGCCGTGCGTTTCGCCGCCAAGCTCAACTTCGGCATCGAAAAGCACACCGTGCAGCCGATCCGCGAACTGGCGCCGATGCTGCGCGAGATTCCGTCGGCCCGGCTGTTCGAGGAAGTGCTCAAGCTGTTCCTCTCCGGGCATGGCGCCATCACCTTCGAGATGCTGGTCGACCTGCAGTTGTTCGCGCCGTTGTTCCCGGCCAGCGCCGATGCGCTGGAATACAACCCGGAATATACCCACACGCTGATCAGCGAAGCACTGACCAACACTGACCTGCGGATCAAGCAGAACAAACCGGTGACCCCGGCGTTCCTGTTCGCCGCGTTGCTGTGGCCAGCCCTGCCGGCCCGCGTGTTGCGTCTGCAGGAACGTGGCATGCCGCCGATTCCGGCGATGCAGGAAGCTGCCCACGAGTTGATCGCCGAACAGTGCCAGCGCATTGCGATTCCAAAACGCTTCACCATGCCGATCCGCGAGATCTGGGACATGCAGGAACGTCTGCCACGCCGCAGCGGCAAACGCGCCGACCTGTTGCTGGACAATCCGCGCTTCCGCGCCGGCTATGACTTCCTGCTGTTGCGTGAAAGCGCCGGTGAGCAGACCGATGGCCTGGGCGAATGGTGGACCGACTATCAGGACGCCAACGACAGCGAGCGCCGCGACATGATCCGCGATCTCAGCGGCAAGGAAGACGGCGCCAGCGGTGCGCCACGCAAGCGTCGCCGCAGCGGCGGTTCCAAGCGCAAGCGCGCCGGCGCACCGAGCGCCACGGGCGAATAAGGCATGGAACGCATCTACATCGGCATGGGCAGCAACCTGGCTGACCCGGCCGAACAACTGCGCA includes the following:
- a CDS encoding heme ABC transporter ATP-binding protein, which gives rise to MLCAHNLHIRRGRKTVLADVSLQLEPGEVLGVLGPNGAGKSTLLGALCGELSAHEGEVLLDGEVLSHWSGTQRAQRLAVLPQVSTLDFAFRVEEVVGMGRLPYQSGRVRDDEIVAAALRAADAGHLSGRSYLALSGGERQRVHLARVLAQLWPGQAGQTLLLDEPTSMLDPLHQHTTLQAVREFADRGAAVLVILHDLNLAARYCDRILLLEGGRPVALDTPEQVLRPESLKAVFGLEVLVQPHPERGHPLIIAR
- a CDS encoding FecCD family ABC transporter permease → MLAIWLSLALGPVSLPLFDTLRATLRMIGVPLAPDGLEQAELILGQIRLPRTLLGLAVGGVLALSGVAMQGLFRNPLADPGLVGVSSGAALGAAVAIVGGSFFGGLPEWFGPYLLSVCAFLGGLGVTALVYRLGRRNGQTHVATMLLAGIALTALASSAVGLFTYLADDATLRTLTFWNLGSLNGASYARLWPLLIITAGVALWLPRRAKALNALLLGESEAGHLGIDVERLKRELVFCTALGVGAAVAAAGMIGFVGLVVPHLVRLLAGPDHRVLLPASVLAGASLLLLADLVARLALAPAELPIGIVTAFIGAPFFLYLLLRGRA
- a CDS encoding heme/hemin ABC transporter substrate-binding protein encodes the protein MRLSTRVAVLCVGLLVSHQAAAAELPQRWVSAGGALSEWVSALGGESRLVGVDTTSQHPQSLQSLPSIGYQRSLSAEGILSLRPDILIGTEEMGPPPVISQVRNAKVQVELFSAQPDLPTLEKNVTHLGQLLGAESQAVQLLQRYQQQLDAQKARVAQAQTKQKAPGVLLLLGHAGGKPLIAGKDTAADWLLQQAGGHNLATHTGYKPFSVESLASLDPEVLVFADRALTGEAAKAALFKENPILNSSRAAKAGRVLELDPTLLVGGLGPRLPAALKTLSDGFYPAPSGQ
- a CDS encoding Rieske (2Fe-2S) protein, with the translated sequence MKFLCAGADLVEGGSRGFDIDGKKLFAVRRAGQAYVYLNRCPHRGVGLEWHPDQFLDPSNSLIQCATHGALFLIEDGECVAGPCAGQSLTAIPCREDAQGLWIDV
- the sfsA gene encoding DNA/RNA nuclease SfsA: MRFHPPLEEGRLIRRYKRFLADIETVGGEFLTIHCPNTGSMLNCQVEGGQVWFSRSNDPKRKLPGTWEVGETPQGRLFCVNTGRANTLVEEALQTGVISELNGFTGLKREVAYGQEKSRIDFRLDYPAGPAYVEVKSVTLGFDGTAVAAFPDAVTERGAKHLRELAHLARDGIRAVQLYCVNLTGVEAVRPAEEIDATYAAALREAVACGVEVLAYGVRLSHEEMVIDRRLDVLLNG
- a CDS encoding pyridoxal phosphate-dependent aminotransferase; protein product: MAQPYSARSRAIEPFHVMALLARANELQAAGHDVIHLEIGEPDFTTAEPIIRAGQAALTAGKTRYTAARGIPELREAISGFYQTRYGLNIDPRRILITPGGSGALLLASALLVDPGKHWLLADPGYPCNRQFLRLVEGAAQLVPVGPDVRYQLTPDLVERHWDHDSVGALVASPANPTGTILTRDELAGLSTAIKARHGHLVVDEIYHGLTYGTDAASVLEVDDSAFVLNSFSKYFGMTGWRLGWLVAPDAAVSELEKLAQNLYISAPSMAQHAALACFEPETIAILEERRAEFGRRRDFLLPALRELGFNIAVEPEGAFYLYADISQFGGDAFAFCRHFLETEHVAFTPGLDFGRYQAGHHVRFAYTQNLPRLQEAVERIARGLKSWQG
- the dksA gene encoding RNA polymerase-binding protein DksA, giving the protein MPTQAKQQASQTLSGFEPYVPKAGEEYMGAPMRAHFTKILSKWKQELMQEVDRTVDHMKDEAANFPDPADRASQEEEFALELRARDRERKLIKKIDKTLQLIEDEEYGWCDSCGIEIGVKRLEARPTADMCVDCKNLAEIKEKQVGK
- the gluQRS gene encoding tRNA glutamyl-Q(34) synthetase GluQRS, which codes for MTANTSPAYIGRFAPTPSGHLHFGSLVAALASYLDARSVNGRWLVRMEDLDPPREEPGAQAAILKALESYGFEWDGEMVRQSDRHKAYAQVLDSLFNHGLAYACTCSRKQLEPYHGIYPGLCRNAGHDQEDAAIRLRVPELEYHFIDRVQGEYRQHLGRDVGDFVIRRRDGLYAYQLAVVLDDAWQGITDIVRGADLLDSTPRQLYLQELLGLRQPRYLHLPLITQPDGNKLGKSYRSPPLEAGQATPLLLRALRALGQEPGPELAHASPQELLKWGSTHWDATKIPRTLTLPEARLL